In the Haloferula helveola genome, one interval contains:
- a CDS encoding glycosyltransferase codes for MSDDAKVETKVAVVFASFNRKEVALECIARLRAQTRQPDRVVVADNASEDGSAEAMRELAWECLEVIDTGGNLGNAGAVRMAMEHSFEEGCDAVWILDDDSWPRRDALEGMLADDWDPEVLRHPLQEDPATGRFTWPLQLVHDDGTVTMASSVDELPPGKRLRSRGVWTGALISRRIREVAGPVNAELFIRGEDEEYPWRIEQAGFRSEAVRAAVLDHPGPKDLVRLGFLGRSLFLERGLSNWKLYYKVRNMVWLKRAQSGLSGALAMSVAYGLALMRFGEFRLISAWFAGVRDGLAGRLGRKDFGP; via the coding sequence GTGAGCGACGACGCGAAAGTTGAGACGAAGGTCGCGGTCGTTTTTGCGAGCTTCAATCGCAAGGAGGTCGCGTTGGAGTGCATCGCCCGGTTGCGCGCCCAGACGCGCCAGCCCGATCGTGTGGTGGTGGCTGACAACGCCTCGGAAGATGGCAGTGCCGAGGCCATGCGCGAGCTGGCGTGGGAGTGCTTGGAGGTGATCGACACCGGAGGCAATCTCGGCAACGCCGGGGCGGTGCGGATGGCTATGGAACATTCCTTTGAAGAGGGCTGCGATGCCGTGTGGATACTCGATGACGATTCGTGGCCGCGGCGCGACGCGTTGGAAGGGATGCTGGCGGACGATTGGGATCCCGAGGTGTTGCGCCATCCCTTGCAGGAGGACCCCGCGACCGGCCGATTCACATGGCCGCTGCAATTGGTTCATGATGACGGAACCGTGACGATGGCCAGTTCGGTGGACGAACTACCGCCGGGGAAGCGTCTGAGAAGTCGCGGTGTTTGGACAGGAGCCCTGATCTCGCGCCGGATCCGTGAAGTGGCCGGTCCGGTGAATGCCGAGCTCTTCATCCGTGGTGAGGACGAGGAGTATCCGTGGAGAATCGAGCAGGCGGGGTTCCGCTCAGAGGCGGTTCGGGCCGCAGTTCTCGACCATCCGGGTCCGAAGGATCTGGTTCGGCTTGGTTTTCTCGGGCGCAGCCTGTTTCTCGAACGCGGACTCTCGAACTGGAAGCTTTATTACAAGGTGCGCAACATGGTCTGGCTGAAGCGTGCCCAGTCCGGGCTCTCCGGAGCACTCGCGATGTCCGTGGCCTACGGTCTCGCCCTAATGCGATTCGGTGAGTTTCGCCTGATATCCGCTTGGTTTGCCGGTGTCCGGGACGGTCTGGCGGGAAGGCTGGGTCGCAAGGACTTCGGCCCCTGA
- a CDS encoding ribose-phosphate pyrophosphokinase: MKIISGTAHRALAERIVAELGTKLADVRVTAFPDGETFVKINENIRGGDVFIIQPTCPPTNHNIMELLIMVDAARRASAERITAVVPFFGYARQDRKDQPRVPITAKLVANLMTSAGVDRVLTMDLHAPQIQGFFDIPVDHLYAKPALIGYIREKIKDPGELTVVSPDVGGVKMARAYADAIGSDLAIVAKHRVSATKVEAMNVIGDVKGKDVMLVDDMTETAGTLCAAAEILHKHGAKRIFAGVSHAVLGDMGRERIRNSAIEEVITTDSVPQASGDKVHVCGIASLMGEAIRRIAGGQSVTSLFEV; this comes from the coding sequence ATGAAAATCATCAGTGGAACCGCCCACCGCGCCCTCGCCGAACGTATCGTTGCCGAACTCGGAACCAAGCTCGCCGATGTGCGGGTGACGGCATTCCCCGACGGTGAGACCTTCGTCAAAATCAATGAGAACATCCGTGGTGGCGATGTTTTCATCATCCAGCCGACCTGCCCGCCGACCAATCACAACATCATGGAGTTGCTGATCATGGTCGATGCCGCGCGCCGCGCTTCGGCCGAGCGGATCACGGCCGTGGTTCCGTTCTTCGGATACGCCCGGCAGGACCGGAAGGACCAGCCGCGGGTTCCGATCACCGCCAAGCTCGTCGCCAATCTGATGACCTCCGCCGGAGTCGACCGGGTGCTGACGATGGATCTCCACGCTCCCCAGATTCAGGGATTCTTCGATATTCCGGTCGACCATCTTTACGCCAAGCCGGCGCTGATCGGCTACATCCGCGAGAAGATCAAGGACCCGGGCGAACTGACCGTGGTTTCACCGGATGTCGGGGGCGTCAAGATGGCCCGGGCTTATGCGGACGCGATTGGCTCGGATCTCGCGATCGTCGCCAAGCACCGGGTCAGCGCGACCAAGGTCGAGGCGATGAACGTCATCGGCGACGTGAAGGGCAAGGATGTGATGCTGGTCGACGACATGACCGAAACCGCCGGGACCCTCTGCGCCGCGGCGGAAATCCTCCACAAACACGGAGCCAAGCGGATTTTCGCGGGGGTCTCGCACGCCGTGCTCGGCGACATGGGCCGCGAGCGGATCCGGAACTCGGCGATCGAGGAGGTCATCACGACCGATTCGGTGCCCCAGGCCTCGGGCGACAAGGTCCACGTCTGCGGGATCGCGTCGCTGATGGGCGAGGCGATCCGGCGGATTGCCGGCGGTCAGTCGGTCACCTCGCTGTTCGAGGTCTGA
- a CDS encoding O-antigen ligase family protein, with amino-acid sequence MKMLSAGFLVLAFLMALVYGPQTAEWSWGPAFIALGLAVGAGCFGPSGSRYGIAVRIAMLPAIGWILLRCFQSPVMDPARGDAMLVLAVFGTSVVVAGLVEDRRALWILFGGLSVLSLLNLGIALIQIETPDFMWPYANRPVKGPTGFFGHYNYFANFTLGVALLLASRGLFSKDHPLLKVLYGVTFAGSLAMVAVVGSRGGTVALGFGVLLLLGALGAVAWRRNVWWSKVVLVLFPILLIGGAVAGWSVLKKVQQQRGKQSMLQMLDNTSRLEWMNLALEVASEHPVAGGGSRSYSWERNRHWDVKEFGRGSENERFVHNELLQTITDYGLVGAVLVLVPIGVLGWLAVSNLFLGSSRDPAEADAVAAGVLSAGGAMLAQANVSFVFHLLPSALLLGLLFGLGSMLQSSKEVRSSAHWARIGIGAVLMIPLLWLGFRGTSTLRAVWPVLYMNPPQILNSPAVAMANLDSAIESWPGDRLLEVKASNARIAASAPGIEPAERSRWNRIAAESYRAAADYHPYHPGLVINLANTLSDLGRNAEAEVAYLKAIELQGGLEDGFGSRFHYAKHLYALWYGRWVDPDQRRAGEALWQFRKALKLLDDAKEQQGGYADGVKQLRVRLEEAIAFLEGARVEAVEPPPEELND; translated from the coding sequence ATGAAGATGCTCTCCGCAGGCTTTCTGGTGCTCGCGTTCCTGATGGCGCTGGTCTATGGACCCCAGACCGCCGAATGGAGCTGGGGGCCGGCGTTCATTGCCTTGGGCCTCGCGGTGGGAGCGGGCTGCTTCGGTCCGTCCGGATCACGGTATGGAATTGCGGTGCGGATCGCGATGCTTCCGGCAATCGGTTGGATCCTGCTCCGTTGCTTCCAGTCGCCGGTGATGGATCCGGCAAGGGGTGATGCGATGCTGGTTCTCGCGGTGTTTGGCACGTCAGTGGTGGTGGCGGGTCTGGTGGAAGATCGGCGAGCCCTTTGGATTCTGTTCGGAGGACTGTCGGTTCTTTCGCTTCTGAACTTGGGGATCGCCCTGATCCAGATCGAAACTCCGGATTTCATGTGGCCATACGCCAACCGCCCGGTGAAGGGGCCGACCGGATTTTTCGGGCACTACAACTATTTCGCGAACTTCACCCTCGGAGTCGCGCTGCTGCTGGCGTCGCGTGGTTTGTTCAGCAAGGATCATCCCCTGCTCAAAGTGCTTTATGGGGTCACCTTCGCGGGCTCATTGGCCATGGTCGCGGTCGTAGGGTCCCGGGGAGGCACGGTTGCCTTGGGCTTTGGCGTACTGTTGCTGCTTGGCGCGCTTGGGGCCGTCGCTTGGCGCCGGAATGTTTGGTGGTCGAAAGTTGTTCTGGTGTTGTTTCCGATCCTGCTGATCGGCGGAGCAGTGGCGGGTTGGTCTGTACTGAAGAAGGTCCAGCAGCAGCGTGGGAAGCAGAGCATGCTACAGATGCTGGACAACACGTCGCGCCTCGAGTGGATGAATCTCGCCCTGGAGGTGGCTTCCGAGCATCCGGTTGCCGGTGGCGGGAGCCGGTCGTATTCATGGGAAAGGAATCGCCACTGGGACGTGAAAGAGTTCGGGCGAGGGTCGGAGAACGAACGTTTCGTCCACAACGAACTTTTGCAGACGATCACGGACTATGGTTTGGTCGGCGCGGTACTGGTGCTCGTGCCAATCGGAGTATTGGGATGGTTGGCCGTCTCGAACCTGTTCCTCGGAAGCTCGAGGGATCCCGCGGAGGCGGATGCGGTGGCGGCGGGGGTGCTGTCGGCGGGTGGCGCGATGCTTGCCCAAGCGAACGTCAGTTTCGTGTTCCACCTGCTGCCGTCGGCGCTGCTGCTGGGATTGCTTTTCGGTCTGGGTTCGATGCTCCAGAGTTCGAAAGAAGTCCGGTCTTCCGCTCACTGGGCGAGAATCGGAATCGGGGCGGTTCTGATGATCCCACTGCTTTGGCTGGGTTTCCGGGGAACATCGACCTTGAGGGCGGTCTGGCCGGTTCTCTACATGAACCCTCCGCAGATCCTGAACTCGCCCGCGGTCGCCATGGCGAATCTCGATTCCGCCATCGAATCGTGGCCGGGTGACCGACTGCTTGAGGTGAAGGCCAGCAACGCCCGTATCGCGGCTTCTGCTCCGGGAATCGAGCCTGCCGAGAGAAGTCGTTGGAATCGCATCGCGGCGGAGTCGTATCGCGCCGCGGCCGACTACCATCCCTATCACCCGGGGCTGGTCATCAATCTGGCGAACACCCTCTCGGATCTCGGCAGAAATGCGGAAGCGGAGGTGGCATACTTGAAGGCCATCGAGTTGCAGGGTGGCCTTGAGGACGGTTTCGGATCGCGGTTCCACTATGCCAAGCACCTGTATGCGCTGTGGTACGGCCGCTGGGTCGATCCGGATCAGCGCCGAGCCGGCGAAGCTCTTTGGCAATTTCGCAAAGCCCTGAAGCTCTTGGACGACGCGAAGGAGCAGCAAGGCGGCTATGCGGACGGGGTCAAGCAGCTGCGCGTCCGGCTTGAGGAGGCGATCGCGTTCCTCGAGGGAGCCAGGGTCGAGGCGGTCGAGCCTCCACCGGAAGAGCTCAACGACTGA
- the pth gene encoding aminoacyl-tRNA hydrolase, which translates to MPEFPLVVGLGNPGRQYEGTRHNVGFMVLDRLALAAGVAFESRPRWQGHVAKLPDGTLLLKPQTFMNLSGRCVRQVAAFHKWEPASVLVVYDDVALPLGRLRFREKGSAGGHNGIKSLIEHLHTDAFPRLKFGIGNSAPGNMTGHVLGGFREDEREALENALATAVAAVQLALFDGFGAAANRYNSLTPATQNTDHEQELRRPDRPQHEGS; encoded by the coding sequence GTGCCCGAATTTCCACTGGTCGTCGGCCTCGGCAATCCCGGCCGGCAGTATGAAGGAACCCGTCACAATGTCGGGTTCATGGTGCTCGACCGGCTGGCGCTGGCGGCGGGCGTCGCTTTCGAGTCGCGTCCGCGATGGCAGGGCCATGTCGCCAAGCTCCCCGATGGCACCCTGCTGCTCAAGCCGCAGACCTTCATGAACCTCAGCGGACGTTGTGTCCGGCAGGTCGCCGCATTCCACAAGTGGGAGCCGGCATCGGTGCTGGTGGTCTACGACGATGTCGCGCTGCCGCTCGGCCGTCTCCGTTTCCGGGAGAAGGGAAGTGCCGGCGGGCACAACGGGATCAAGTCGCTGATCGAGCATCTCCACACCGATGCCTTTCCGCGACTCAAGTTCGGGATCGGGAATTCGGCGCCGGGGAACATGACCGGACACGTGCTCGGCGGGTTCCGTGAGGACGAGCGCGAGGCGCTGGAAAACGCGCTTGCCACTGCGGTGGCAGCGGTTCAGCTTGCGCTCTTTGACGGATTCGGCGCCGCTGCCAACCGCTACAATTCACTTACTCCAGCCACTCAGAATACCGACCATGAGCAGGAATTACGAAGGCCTGATCGTCCTCAACACGAAGGGAGCTGA
- a CDS encoding 50S ribosomal protein L25 — MAKKHSVKAETRARTGSGLLKQMRREGWLPSVLYGKNADNKNLKVDAKAFREMLGESESENILINLEIEGEGSSLAFLQAIQHDPLTGEALHADFLAVNEKTELQASVPVHLLGTAAGVKSGGVLEQGLHTLDVTCSATNLPEILEFDVSELALGDSLHIGDVTFPKGVTPRYDAEVVIAHIGAPRVEETADEAAAEAAPAAAAEAAEEAPAEEEAPAEA; from the coding sequence ATGGCCAAGAAGCACTCCGTTAAAGCCGAAACCCGCGCCCGCACCGGGTCCGGTCTCCTCAAGCAAATGCGCCGCGAAGGTTGGCTGCCGTCCGTCCTCTACGGGAAGAACGCCGACAACAAGAACCTCAAGGTCGACGCCAAGGCGTTCCGCGAGATGCTCGGCGAGAGCGAGTCGGAGAACATTCTGATCAACCTTGAGATCGAAGGTGAAGGATCGAGCCTCGCCTTCCTGCAGGCCATCCAGCACGACCCGCTTACCGGCGAGGCGCTGCACGCCGATTTCCTGGCGGTCAATGAGAAGACCGAACTCCAGGCTTCGGTGCCGGTCCACCTTCTGGGCACGGCCGCAGGCGTCAAGTCAGGTGGTGTCCTCGAGCAGGGCCTCCACACCCTCGACGTCACCTGCTCGGCGACGAATCTCCCGGAAATTCTCGAGTTCGATGTTTCCGAACTGGCCTTGGGTGACTCGCTGCACATCGGCGACGTGACTTTCCCGAAGGGTGTGACCCCGCGTTACGATGCCGAGGTGGTGATCGCCCACATCGGTGCGCCGCGCGTCGAGGAAACGGCTGACGAAGCTGCCGCAGAGGCCGCTCCGGCTGCCGCTGCAGAAGCTGCCGAAGAGGCTCCGGCCGAAGAGGAAGCTCCCGCCGAAGCCTGA
- a CDS encoding 5-(carboxyamino)imidazole ribonucleotide synthase: MILPGSTIGIIGGGQLGRMFCMAARRMGYRTVVWTGGLEAPAAVVADESIDLPFDSRDALADFAGRIDVATVEFENIPRETLEAVASERPLHPSPEALAICQNREREKTFLRNNGIPCADFEVVASADELKSAISRIGTPSVLKTAAFGYDGKGQRKLEGGEDPAEVWEEFDGARAVLEAFVPFEREISVMIASNGEEGYSVYDPAENRHRHHILDVSIVPARISEDTANEAVQVARRVAEALGYRGIMGVEFFVLPDGELLVNEMAPRPHNSGHHTLDACATSQFEQQLRAVCGLPLGSAKLLSPVVMLNLLGDMWPEEEKQPDWTPLFEDGATTLHLYGKKRAVGRRKMGHANLLGDDLEDCLLRAEKLKAAWLER; encoded by the coding sequence ATGATCCTCCCCGGAAGCACGATCGGCATCATCGGCGGTGGCCAGCTCGGCCGAATGTTCTGCATGGCCGCCCGCCGCATGGGATACCGGACCGTGGTCTGGACCGGCGGACTGGAGGCCCCCGCCGCGGTCGTCGCCGACGAGTCGATCGACTTGCCCTTCGACTCCCGCGACGCACTCGCGGACTTCGCCGGTCGAATCGATGTGGCCACGGTCGAGTTCGAGAACATCCCCCGCGAAACCCTTGAAGCGGTGGCCTCCGAGCGTCCGCTTCACCCGTCGCCCGAGGCCCTCGCCATCTGCCAGAACCGCGAGCGGGAGAAGACTTTCCTGCGCAACAACGGCATCCCCTGCGCCGACTTCGAAGTCGTCGCTTCGGCCGACGAGCTCAAGAGTGCGATCTCCAGGATCGGCACGCCATCGGTCCTCAAAACGGCGGCTTTCGGTTACGACGGCAAAGGTCAGCGCAAGCTGGAGGGCGGCGAGGATCCGGCCGAGGTGTGGGAGGAGTTCGACGGAGCTCGCGCGGTGCTGGAGGCGTTCGTGCCCTTCGAGCGCGAGATTTCTGTGATGATCGCCAGCAATGGTGAGGAAGGATACAGTGTCTACGACCCGGCCGAGAACCGGCATCGGCATCACATCCTCGATGTCTCGATTGTGCCCGCGAGGATCAGCGAGGACACCGCGAACGAAGCGGTGCAGGTCGCGCGTCGCGTAGCCGAAGCCCTCGGCTACCGCGGCATCATGGGCGTTGAGTTTTTCGTGCTCCCCGATGGCGAGTTGCTGGTCAACGAGATGGCCCCGCGCCCTCACAACAGCGGGCACCACACTCTGGATGCCTGTGCGACGTCGCAGTTCGAGCAGCAGCTCCGGGCCGTCTGCGGATTGCCCCTCGGCTCCGCCAAACTGCTCTCACCGGTCGTGATGCTGAACCTCCTCGGCGACATGTGGCCTGAGGAGGAGAAGCAGCCCGACTGGACGCCTTTGTTCGAGGATGGAGCGACCACCTTGCATCTGTATGGCAAGAAGCGGGCGGTCGGGCGCCGCAAGATGGGCCACGCGAACCTTTTGGGCGACGATCTCGAGGACTGCCTGCTGCGCGCCGAGAAGCTCAAGGCGGCTTGGCTCGAAAGGTAG
- the purE gene encoding 5-(carboxyamino)imidazole ribonucleotide mutase — MAQPLVGIIMGSTSDWPTMEHAAKTLESLEVPWEAEVVSAHRTPDKLYSYAESARGRGLKCVIAGAGGAAHLPGMTAAITDLPVLGVPVESKALKGMDSLLSIVQMPGGIPTATFAIGKAGAINAALFAAAMLGGEDPALLERLQAFRKNQTDTVKAAELPPLS; from the coding sequence ATGGCACAGCCACTGGTCGGGATCATCATGGGCAGCACCTCGGATTGGCCCACCATGGAGCATGCGGCGAAAACCTTGGAGAGCCTGGAGGTGCCGTGGGAAGCCGAGGTGGTCAGCGCGCACCGCACGCCCGACAAGCTTTACTCCTACGCGGAGTCCGCCCGCGGGCGCGGCCTGAAATGCGTGATCGCCGGAGCCGGTGGGGCGGCCCACCTCCCCGGCATGACCGCCGCAATCACCGACCTGCCGGTGCTTGGCGTGCCGGTCGAGTCGAAGGCTCTCAAGGGTATGGATTCCCTGCTGTCGATCGTCCAGATGCCCGGAGGCATCCCGACCGCCACCTTCGCCATCGGCAAAGCCGGCGCGATCAATGCCGCCCTGTTCGCCGCCGCGATGCTTGGGGGTGAGGATCCAGCCCTGCTGGAGCGGCTTCAGGCATTCCGCAAGAACCAGACCGACACGGTCAAGGCCGCCGAACTTCCGCCGCTTTCATGA
- a CDS encoding exosortase/archaeosortase family protein, with translation MERPSETQISKALLSSTLPGAIAVGAVVAFFYLFVTGFGPDHVMSPLAWLKSTWNHETDFEHGFLVPLISIGLIIWQWPRLKQAAHQGSWLGLAVAIVGAGFFVLAHRTGQARLAVGGLPMILWGSAWFLWGWQVAKLTFFPLFVFWLAIPVPQFQQATSILQVLSTKLAAIGCGWFGVAVESRGAYIYSLNDSWDPLEINEYCGGIRSLMALVLIASVWAYIAKMSLWKKAVLCVSAVPLAIIGNMFRLTSIFVIGEYGDPKFAAGTWHDWSGLIIFYPISLALLLFVHSLLEGGFKSLKRPRMTRREVGTAQLEAKG, from the coding sequence ATGGAAAGACCCTCCGAAACCCAGATTTCCAAGGCCCTGCTGTCGTCTACTCTACCGGGGGCGATTGCGGTCGGCGCGGTCGTGGCGTTCTTCTATCTCTTTGTCACGGGGTTCGGACCCGACCACGTGATGAGCCCTCTGGCGTGGCTCAAGAGTACGTGGAACCACGAGACCGATTTCGAGCACGGGTTCCTCGTGCCGCTGATCAGCATCGGCCTGATCATCTGGCAGTGGCCCCGGCTCAAACAGGCGGCGCATCAGGGGAGTTGGCTCGGTCTGGCCGTGGCCATCGTCGGCGCCGGATTCTTCGTGCTCGCCCATCGCACCGGACAGGCGCGGCTCGCCGTCGGTGGACTGCCGATGATCCTCTGGGGCTCGGCGTGGTTCCTGTGGGGCTGGCAGGTCGCCAAGCTGACCTTCTTCCCCCTGTTCGTCTTCTGGCTGGCGATTCCCGTGCCGCAGTTCCAGCAGGCGACCTCGATCCTGCAGGTACTTTCGACCAAGCTCGCCGCGATCGGCTGCGGTTGGTTCGGTGTCGCCGTCGAGAGCCGGGGTGCCTACATTTACTCTCTGAATGACAGCTGGGATCCGCTCGAGATCAACGAATACTGCGGCGGCATCCGCTCGTTGATGGCACTCGTGCTGATCGCTTCGGTGTGGGCTTACATCGCCAAGATGAGCCTGTGGAAAAAGGCGGTTCTCTGCGTTTCCGCCGTACCCCTGGCGATCATCGGAAACATGTTCCGCCTGACGTCCATTTTCGTGATCGGCGAATACGGTGACCCGAAGTTCGCCGCCGGGACATGGCACGACTGGTCAGGCCTGATCATCTTCTATCCGATCTCCCTTGCTCTGCTGCTGTTCGTTCACTCGCTGCTGGAGGGCGGGTTCAAATCGCTCAAGCGGCCGCGCATGACCCGCCGCGAGGTCGGCACCGCCCAACTCGAAGCAAAAGGCTGA
- the rpsF gene encoding 30S ribosomal protein S6 encodes MSRNYEGLIVLNTKGAEGSVDDLISSIGKEIEAEGGKLEEVRQLGRRQFAYPAKDIESGNYVNFLFSADPASLAKVQTRLKMNDAVHLQHYQTR; translated from the coding sequence ATGAGCAGGAATTACGAAGGCCTGATCGTCCTCAACACGAAGGGAGCTGAAGGCTCCGTCGACGATCTGATCTCCTCGATCGGCAAGGAAATCGAAGCCGAGGGCGGAAAGCTCGAAGAGGTTCGCCAACTCGGTCGCCGCCAGTTCGCCTACCCCGCGAAGGACATCGAGAGCGGCAACTATGTGAATTTCCTCTTCTCCGCGGATCCGGCGTCGCTGGCCAAGGTGCAGACCCGCCTCAAGATGAATGATGCGGTGCACCTTCAGCACTACCAGACCCGATGA
- a CDS encoding glycosyltransferase family 2 protein has protein sequence MHFTIITPSLNYGGFLGDCLESVAAQTGVDLEHLVMDGGSTDGSAELVAEYPQAMWHQEPDTGMSQAINRGFERAKGDWVMWLNADDRLKPGVLEEMLRTLAACDEDVVYGDFDFVKRDGSLIRTVRLPRWSPFVHVHHHCYIGSTAAFYRRKSVIDGGFRLREDFRYVMDGEFYIRLHEAGLKFRHVRGALAEFRLHEGNASMRHLGRSKEMDEVLEAERQHVESRAIRRVYGVTLFDDPYLNGLFDGVLWVVARLWKGVLKVTSEQ, from the coding sequence ATGCACTTCACAATCATTACTCCCAGCCTGAACTACGGCGGGTTCCTGGGCGATTGCCTTGAGAGTGTCGCCGCGCAGACAGGAGTCGATCTAGAGCATCTGGTCATGGATGGCGGATCGACCGACGGCAGTGCCGAGTTGGTTGCGGAGTATCCCCAAGCGATGTGGCATCAGGAGCCGGATACCGGTATGTCACAGGCCATCAATCGCGGATTCGAGCGCGCGAAGGGTGACTGGGTGATGTGGCTGAATGCCGACGATCGATTGAAACCGGGTGTTCTTGAGGAGATGCTGAGAACCCTGGCGGCTTGCGACGAGGACGTCGTTTACGGAGACTTTGATTTCGTCAAGCGGGACGGTTCCCTGATCCGGACGGTACGCCTTCCACGGTGGTCCCCCTTTGTCCACGTGCACCACCATTGCTACATCGGTTCGACCGCCGCCTTCTATCGTCGCAAGAGCGTGATCGATGGCGGCTTCAGGCTGCGGGAGGATTTCCGCTACGTGATGGATGGCGAGTTCTACATCCGTCTGCATGAAGCCGGTCTGAAGTTCAGGCATGTGCGGGGAGCCCTGGCGGAATTCCGGCTGCATGAGGGAAATGCCTCGATGCGGCATCTCGGTCGTTCGAAGGAGATGGATGAGGTGCTTGAAGCGGAGCGCCAGCACGTCGAATCGCGCGCGATCCGGCGCGTCTACGGGGTGACCCTGTTTGATGATCCGTACCTGAACGGGCTCTTCGATGGCGTGTTGTGGGTGGTGGCGAGGCTGTGGAAGGGAGTGCTTAAAGTGACTAGTGAGCAGTGA
- a CDS encoding single-stranded DNA-binding protein: MANLNKVLLIGNLTRDPELRYTPKGTAVADLGLAVNRRVSDGNGNWSDETTFVDVTVWGSTAENSQKFLTKGRGVFIEGRLQLDTWEDKQSGQKRSKLKVVGENVQFLPDGKGGGSGGSGGGSRSSAPASSSPPQGGSAADEGDYDDEGDDIPF, translated from the coding sequence ATGGCCAACCTGAACAAAGTCCTCCTGATCGGGAACCTGACCCGGGATCCCGAGTTGCGCTACACTCCCAAAGGGACCGCGGTCGCTGACCTCGGCCTCGCCGTCAATCGCCGGGTTTCCGACGGTAATGGCAACTGGAGTGACGAGACGACTTTCGTCGATGTCACCGTCTGGGGCAGCACGGCCGAGAACTCACAGAAGTTCCTCACCAAGGGACGCGGCGTGTTCATCGAAGGACGGCTGCAACTCGACACGTGGGAGGACAAGCAGAGCGGCCAGAAGCGCAGCAAGCTCAAGGTCGTCGGAGAGAACGTCCAGTTCCTTCCCGACGGCAAGGGCGGAGGCAGTGGCGGATCCGGTGGCGGCAGTCGCTCATCCGCGCCGGCTTCGTCCAGTCCGCCCCAAGGTGGCTCGGCCGCCGATGAGGGGGACTACGACGACGAGGGTGACGATATCCCGTTTTGA
- a CDS encoding sugar transferase encodes MPVGRREAFSIQLLQLVDAALVWASFYLADFVRNPLRELIGQQPVETGNLAEMTWVLYVAVPFTPLVLEFLGFYRRLRSKTFGSSFSQLIRGLLIMALMLGMLAVFARLPDTSRLILGLGGFFVLLLLLARDRMVTAHLKHRGIRQDLKERVLIAASADDVDAFLDELDPEAVEAMNIVGEFDLDTQSVGDLYDILKESSVERVIISAGDIGFAKVAECVEACELQGVETWVAASFMRTQVARPTFDVIGDKPMLVLRSTPDLSWELAVKSVFDRVGAFVLILLTFPLWVFAWVGIRIASPGPAFFFQKRAGKYGKPFRMWKFRTMVPNAEEMLKQIKEDHGNQMEGPVFKLENDPRIFKFGAILRKLSIDEFPQLINVLMGDMSLVGPRPLPLYEVEAFQKSEHRRRLSVKPGITCEWQAGGRNTITSFEQWVEMDLRYIDNWSLWLDIKLLLKTIPAVLFGKGAK; translated from the coding sequence ATGCCTGTCGGAAGACGAGAAGCTTTTTCGATCCAGTTGCTCCAGCTTGTGGATGCGGCTCTGGTATGGGCATCATTCTATCTGGCTGACTTTGTCCGTAATCCCCTACGGGAGTTGATCGGTCAGCAGCCTGTGGAGACCGGGAACCTGGCCGAGATGACGTGGGTCCTCTATGTTGCGGTACCGTTCACTCCGCTGGTGCTCGAGTTTCTCGGGTTTTACCGCCGTTTGCGAAGCAAGACATTCGGCTCTTCCTTTTCCCAACTCATCCGCGGTCTTTTGATCATGGCGCTTATGCTCGGGATGCTGGCGGTGTTCGCCCGGCTCCCCGACACCAGCCGCCTGATTCTCGGTCTCGGCGGGTTTTTCGTCCTGCTCTTGCTACTCGCCCGGGACAGGATGGTGACGGCTCACCTCAAGCACCGCGGCATCCGGCAGGATCTGAAGGAGCGGGTGCTGATCGCCGCATCCGCCGATGACGTCGACGCGTTTCTGGACGAGCTGGATCCAGAGGCGGTCGAGGCGATGAACATCGTCGGAGAGTTCGATCTCGACACGCAATCGGTGGGAGATCTCTACGACATCCTCAAGGAGAGCTCGGTTGAGCGGGTGATCATTTCGGCGGGCGATATCGGTTTCGCCAAGGTTGCGGAATGCGTGGAGGCGTGTGAGTTGCAGGGAGTCGAGACGTGGGTGGCCGCCTCCTTCATGCGTACTCAGGTGGCGCGGCCGACTTTTGATGTGATTGGGGACAAGCCGATGCTTGTTCTGCGTTCAACGCCCGACCTGTCGTGGGAACTGGCGGTCAAGTCGGTGTTCGACCGTGTCGGTGCGTTCGTTCTGATCTTGCTCACCTTTCCTTTGTGGGTGTTCGCGTGGGTGGGCATCCGAATCGCGAGTCCGGGGCCTGCCTTCTTTTTCCAGAAGAGGGCGGGGAAGTACGGCAAGCCGTTCCGGATGTGGAAATTCCGGACCATGGTGCCGAATGCAGAGGAGATGCTGAAGCAGATCAAGGAGGATCACGGAAACCAGATGGAGGGACCGGTCTTCAAGCTTGAGAACGATCCGCGCATCTTCAAGTTCGGCGCGATTCTCCGGAAGCTGAGCATCGATGAGTTCCCCCAACTGATCAACGTGCTGATGGGGGACATGAGTCTCGTCGGACCGCGTCCGTTGCCGCTGTATGAAGTCGAGGCATTCCAGAAGTCGGAGCACCGGCGCCGCCTCAGTGTGAAGCCAGGGATCACCTGCGAGTGGCAGGCGGGCGGGCGCAACACGATCACCAGCTTCGAGCAGTGGGTGGAGATGGACCTGCGCTACATCGATAACTGGTCGCTCTGGCTCGACATCAAGTTGCTGCTGAAAACCATCCCGGCAGTGCTGTTCGGGAAGGGCGCCAAATAG